One window of the Clupea harengus chromosome 20, Ch_v2.0.2, whole genome shotgun sequence genome contains the following:
- the LOC105906209 gene encoding fibronectin type-III domain-containing protein 3A-like, which translates to MMMDQTLEAPPLLSELGFPHMLSTDCMQQMFLVQVNPGEAFTIPTEGGHIQYITGPAPVPMLSHNGSVAPIYLPPGYMPSVMEENGMRKMMLLPPTLEFHPSLPPPPPHLSHYPPHHPALLPHPHIFPPEMPPHYLHHMHSLPIYPEKELMCPTMVMPSLKAQDQLHRRLKERSGPVANANVNPNTNGVHLSTPPPLPKGPPLALYNGHSKPLTPSPRPSRHNKLSGRTRATPPSDTESTDIEAETHKAKEMMSIICKPTVSGLTCHSAVLSWFAPIILPARDLTGADKHTRTHTPPLLCYELVLSQSGTDGDYKLVYQGRDTTFTLGDLKPATHYYARVCVACRSIKGSASEAVTFTTLCTPPDTPPPPRILLRTKSSVGLQWKAPYDNGARITAYLLECCEGKQNSFKEVYCGPSKQYTVVRLTPATRYGFRVAAKSTTGMSAFSEVLSCCTVGCAPPAPSPPALSAVGVSWISLHWSAPCGLVGRDTLTYTLELEEPEGFRPKYTGEEMCYTVKSLERSTSYRFRVLAANAEGHIQPSTVVEYSTSADAPDRPGTPQLHTPPLAHRIHTIWDGPEDDGGSPIMHYVLELSHTDDQWEVVYTGPQQEHVCDGLEPGTWFKLRVYCQSQGGKSQVSECLSVQTAPVHPGPCRALRVSGAITPSEITLSWDAPDCDSGSDMCQYAVEMADSVDTTHTHVYQGPERNCIVTSLLPATHYCFWARAANQAGWGLWSEMFQVSTAATPPQPCGPPVLTVSADPTCVSVSWEVPPCNGAKVCEFRLEWGLQGGPLQVAYHGPSTSWEMTELIPATEYCCRVQAVSEAGAGPFGDIAMVTTPPSVPAAVECVEEVSAESVIDITTGASASRLAVTWKEPCCHGAEITGYNIDLGEQLPLSVGRTSHHVLENLQPNSTLRLRVRALNSIGAGPYSNPLRLRTPPLPPAPPSLECTVCSPHTLKLRWGEGPTRTPTPKGTHYCLHMQTGGDRLVCVYSGSSHSFKLQRLSEATEYNFSIQAVSSAGRGPLSPRYSFSTT; encoded by the exons aTGTTTCTGGTGCAGGTGAATCCAGGGGAGGCTTTCACTATTCCCACAGAGGGAGGTCACATCCAATACATTACAG GTCCTGCTCCTGTGCCTATGCTCTCCCACAATGGCTCCGTGGCTCCCATCTACCTGCCTCCAGGTTACATGCCTTCG GTCATGGAGGAGAATGGCATGCGCAAGATGATGCTGCTGCCCCCCACGCTGGAGTTCCACCCttccctgcctcctcctcccccacatCTGTCCCActaccccccacaccaccctgCGCTGTTACCCCACCCGCACATCTTCCCTCCCGAGATGCCCCCCCACTATCTTCACCACATGCACTCGCTGCCAATCTACCCGGAAAAGG agctcATGTGTCCCACCATGGTCATGCCCTCACTGAAGGCTCAGGACCAGCTGCACAGGCGTCTGAAGGAGCGCTCCGGTCCTGTCGCTAACGCTAACGTTAACCCTAACACTAACGGGGTGCACCTCAGCACCCCTCCGCCCCTCCCCAAAGGGCCACCCCTCGCCCTGTACAATGGCCACAGCAAGCCCCTCACGCCCTCCCCACGGCCCTCCCGGCACAACAAACTCTCTGGCCGGACCAGAGCCACACCCCCATCAGATACTGAAAGCACAG atatcgaggcagaaacacacaaagccaAGGAGATGATGTCCATTATTTGCAAACCCACA gtCAGTGGTTTGACGTGTCATTCAGCTGTCCTCTCCTGGTTTGCCCCCATCATCCTGCCAGCCAGAGACCTCACTggtgcagacaaacacacccgcacacacacgcctcctctgctctgctacGAGCTGGTCTTGTCACAGAGTGGCACAGATGGAGACTACAAGCTGGTCTATCA agggagagacactacATTCACGTTAGGAGACCTCAAGCCAGCTACTCACTACTATGCCAG ggtgtgtgtggcttgtcGCTCCATCAAGGGCTCTGCGTCAGAGGCGGTGACGTTCACCACTCTCTGCACCCCCCCagatacccccccacccccccgcatCCTCCTCCGGACTAAGAGTTCTGTGGGGCTGCAGTGGAAG GCCCCCTATGACAACGGCGCCAGAATCACTGCTTACCTGCTGGAATGCTGCGAg GGTAAGCAGAACTCCTTTAAGGAGGTGTACTGTGGCCCCTCCAAGCAGTACACCGTGGTCCGACTCACCCCTGCTACCAGATATGGCTTCAGAGTGGCCGCCAAGAGCACCACagggatgag tgccttCAGTGAGGTACTCTCGTGCTGTACAGTGGGCTGTGCCCCtcctgccccctctccccctgccctgAGTGCTGTGGGCGTGAGCTGGATCAGCTTGCACTGGAGCGCCCCCTGTGGGCTGGTCGGCAGAGACACCCTCACCTACACTCTTGAGTTGGAGGAGCCAGAG GGGTTTCGACCAAAATATACTGGCGAGGAGATGTGCTACACTGTGAAGAGCCTGGAGAGGAGCACATCCTACAGgtttagg gtgttaGCTGCTAATGCTGAGGGCCATATCCAGCCCAGTACAGTGGTGGAGTACAGCACCAGTGCAGACGCCCCCGACAGACCAGGAAcaccacagctacacacaccacccctggCACACAGGATACACACCATCTGGG ATGGCCCAGAGGACGATGGGGGATCTCCCATAATGCACTATGTTTTAGAGCTCAGTCATACAG ATGATCAGTGGGAGGTGGTGTACACTGGACCTCAAcaggaacatgtgtgtgatggtttggAACCTGGAACTTGGTTTAAACTCAGAGTGTACTGCCAAAGCCAGGGAGGAAAGAGTCAG GTGTCAGAGTGTCTGTCAGTGCAGACTGCACCAGTGCATCCTGGTCCATGCCGAGCGCTCCGTGTGTCTGGAGCCATCACTCCCTCAGAGATCACACTCAGCTGGG ATGCCCCAGACTGTGATAGTGGGTCAGACATGTGTCAGTATGCAGTGGAGATGGCTGACTCAGTGGACAcgacgcacacacatgtgtaccaGGGCCCTGAGCGGAACTGCATCGTCACATCCCTGCTACCCGCCACACACTACTGTTTCTGGGCTAGAGCTGCCAACCAGGCAGGG TGGGGGCTCTGGTCGGAGATGTTCCAGGTCTCCACAGCCGCAACACCCCCACAGCCGTGTGGCCCCCCAGTGCTGACCGTCAGTGCTGACCCCACATGTGTCTCTGTCAGCTGGGAG GTGCCGCCATGTAATGGGGCGAAGGTCTGTGAGTTTCGGCTGGAATGGGGGTTGCAGGGCGGTCCCCTTCAGGTGGCATACCATGGCCCCTCGACCTCCTGGGAGATGACGGAACTGATCCCTGCCACTGAGTACTGCTGCAGGGTACAG GCTGTCAGTGAGGCTGGGGCAGGGCCCTTTGGGGACATCGCTATGGTAACAACTCCCCCTTCAGTCCCGGCAGCGGTGGAGTGTGTAGAGGAAGTTTCAGCAGAGTCTGTGATTGACATCACGACCGGCGCCTCCGCCTCACGGCTTGCTGTGACGTGGAAGGAGCCTTGTTGCCACGGCGCCGAGATCACGGGATACAACATCGACCTGGGAGAACagctccccctctctgtggggAGGACCAGTCACCATGTGCTGGAGAACCTGCAGCCTAATAGCACACTCAG GCTGAGAGTTCGGGCCCTGAACAGCATCGGAGCCGGACCCTACAGCAACCCTCTGAGGCTCCGCACACCCCCTCTGCCCCCGGCCCCTCCCTCGCTGGAGTGCACCGTATGCAGCCCCCACACTTTGAAGCTGCGTTGGGGAGAGGGGCCCACACGCACCCCAACGCCCAAGGGGACACACTACTGCCTGCACATGCAGACCGGAGGGGACAG gtTGGTATGTGTGTACAGCGGTTCGAGCCACTCGTTTAAGCTGCAGCGTCTTAGTGAGGCCACAGAGTACAACTTCAGCATCCAGGCAGTGAGCTCGGCCGGACGGGGACCTCTGTCCCCCCGCTACAGCTTCAGCACCACC
- the LOC122128570 gene encoding GTPase IMAP family member 9-like → MDPDLTIVLLGKTGVGKSASGNTILGQAAFESKSSLQPVTTRIFEVTGQVFWKQISVIDTPGILGSEELIKTYCQELQQSYRPHLFLVVFSIRWFSEENQKAVEAAVRVLGPQSFRKSYLLFTGVNTLNDRPLDDCIREGDGGPLQNAVERFERRYHQFNNQSAGREQVRELLEKSGHLRSLQQLSSPGTRFTYTVFSDSQ, encoded by the coding sequence ATGGATCCAGATCTCACCATCGTCCTTCTGGGAAAAACTGGAGTCGGTAAAAGTGCTTCAGGAAACACCATTTTAGGACAAGCAGCGTTTGAGTCAAAGTCTTCTTTGcaaccagtgacaacaagaATCTTTGAGGTGACAGGGCAAGTGTTCTGGAAACAGATCTCAGTGATCGACACTCCAGGGATATTAGGATCAGAGGAGTTGATTAAAACCTACTGTCAGGAACTCCAGCAGTCCTACAGACCTCATCTGTTCCTGGTGGTGTTCAGCATCAGGTGGTTCAGTGAGGAGAACCAGAAGGCTGTGGAGGCAGCGGTCAGAGTCCTCGGGCCTCAGAGCTTCAGAAAGAGTTACCTGCTCTTCACAGGTGTGAATACTTTGAACGACAGACCACTGGATGATTGCATACGCGAAGGTGATGGAGGTCCACTTCAAAATGCTGTTGAAAGATTTGAAAGGAGGTATCACCAGTTCAACAATCAAAGTGCGGGACGAGAACAAGTTCGGGAACTGCTGGAGAAGTCAGGCCACCTTAGATCCCTTCAGCAACTCTCTTCACCAGGTACCAGGTTCACATACACCGTATTTTCAGATTCTCAGTGA